In a genomic window of Leishmania donovani BPK282A1 complete genome, chromosome 32:
- a CDS encoding phenylalanyl-tRNA synthetase alpha chain, putative, translating to MEQALIEAAILKALSSAERVLSTDVADSIRADHQDIVGAGKSLEADNYIRSEMEQRMVLRLSNEAQQIMESGSPEYLVWCLLQDGRISQEDVAAKLGKEATGVALTNGIKSKMFKTIKENGKVFLERVPRSDNVVDAVRESLKQAAAAADEVDTKTLETLKKRKLAAMEAKKVFVYTKGAAYAPERAAKAVGDLTREMLVDGSWKNRQFKEYNFSAQGAEVGGGALHPLLKVRQEFREILMELGFQEMDTQHWAEVSFWNFDSLIIPQQHPARDLQDTFFLSKPETSKVNDLEYVARVKAQHEESFRTPWKLEEASRNVLRTHTTGSSAFVLKNIAKFAIRGPDGKLHFSPGRYYSIDRVFRNEEMDRTHLCEFHQVEGFVIDRDISLAKMMHTFDSFFRRIGVSQLRFKPAFNPYTEPSMEIFGFHTGLNKWIEVGNSGLFRPELLRPMGFEDGVTVMAWGLSLERPTMIKYGINNIHELFGHRVDIRFIKRAAIARY from the coding sequence ATGGAGCAGGCGTTGATTGAGGCGGCCATTCTCAAGGCGCTGTCGAGTGCCGAGCGAGTGCTCTCGACGGATGTGGCAGACTCGATTAGGGCCGACCACCAGGACATCGTGGGCGCCGGCAAGTCCCTGGAGGCGGACAACTACATCCGATCGGAAATGGAACAAAGGATGGTTCTGAGGCTCTCCAACGAGGCTCAGCAGATCATGGAGAGCGGCAGCCCCGAGTACCTGGTCTGGTGTCTGCTACAGGACGGAAGGATAAGCCAGGAGGATGTAGCAGCCAAACTTGGCAAGGAGGCGACGGGGGTGGCGCTGACCAACGGCATCAAGTCGAAGATGTTCAAGACGATAAAGGAGAATGGGAAGGTTTTCCTGGAGCGTGTGCCGCGCAGCGACAACGTTGTCGATGCCGTTCGTGAGTCGCTGAAGcaggctgccgccgcggcggacgagGTCGACACCAAGACGCTGGAAACGCTCAAGAAGCGCAAACTCGCTGCGATGGAGGCGAAAAAGGTGTTTGTGTACACGAAGGGTGCCGCGTACGCTCCGGAGCGCGCCGCTAAGGCCGTGGGTGACCTGACACGCGAGATGCTCGTCGACGGTTCTTGGAAGAACCGGCAGTTCAAGGAGTACAACTTTTCCGCACAGGGTGCCGAggtgggtggcggtgcactGCACCCGCTGTTGAAGGTGCGGCAGGAGTTCCGCGAGATCCTCATGGAGCTCGGCTTCCAGGAGATGGACACGCAGCATTGGGCCGAGGTGTCGTTCTGGAACTTCGACTCACTCATCATTCCTCAGCAGCATCCGGCGCGGGATCTGCAGGACACCTTCTTCCTGTCGAAGCCGGAGACTTCGAAGGTTAACGATTTGGAGTACGTGGCGCGCGTCAAGGCGCAGCATGAGGAGAGCTTCCGTACGCCGTGGAAGCTTGAGGAGGCGAGCCGCAATGTGCTGCGCACTCACACCACCGGCTCCTCGGCCTTCGTGCTGAAAAATATCGCCAAATTTGCGATCCGTGGCCCGGATGGCAAGCTGCACTTCAGCCCCGGGCGCTACTATAGCATTGACCGCGTCTTCCGCAACGAGGAGATGGACCGCACCCACCTGTGCGAGTTCCACCAGGTCGAGGGCTTCGTCATTGACCGCGACATTTCGCTTGCCAAGATGATGCACACCTTTGACTCCTTCTTCCGTCGCATTGGCgtgtcgcagctgcgcttcAAGCCCGCCTTCAACCCGTACACGGAGCCTTCGATGGAGATCTTTGGCTTCCACACCGGCCTGAACAAGTGGATCGAGGTGGGCAACAGCGGTCTCTTCCGCccagagctgctgcgtccgATGGGCTTCGAGGACGGCGTGACGGTGATGGCTTGGGGCCTCTCGCTGGAGCGGCCGACAATGATTAAGTACGGTATCAACAATATTCACGAGCTCTTTGGCCATCGCGTTGACATCCGCTTCATCAAGCGCGCCGCGATTGCCCGCTACTAG